In Microcella indica, the genomic window TCTTCGCCCGGGTCGCGATCGACGAAGTCCTCCAGGTCGGGAGCGAACTCGTCGTCCTCGTCCAGTTCGGGGTCCGTCTCGTCGGCCTCGGCCTGCCCGGCGCCGATGTCACCCTGCGCGCCGGGGTTGTCGCCCTGCGTGGGTTCGTCAGCGTGGTCACCGTTCGTGTGCTTCGCCATGGTCGTGCTCCTACTCTGTCGTCTTCTCGTCGGCACTACTCGTCGATACCCGGAACGGGCTCGTCTTCTCCCGCGGCATCCGGTTCGTCGTTCGCGCCCATGCCGTCGTCGATGGGCTCGCCGTCCTCGTCGGTCTGGTGCGGGTCGCTGCGCGGGTCGATGCTCGTCGTGTCGTCGCGCGAGTTCTCGGCATCGCGCGAGCTCGTGGCCTCGCGATCCTCGCCGGGCGGCGGGCCCTCGGGGATCAGCGGGTTGAACTGTCCGTCATCAGCATTGGTTCCTTGGCTGGTGTCGCTCATGCTTCATCTCCTTCGGTCTCGTCTTCGTCGATCTCGGCGCCGATCGCACCGCCGCCGAGTTCGCCCCCCACGTAGCGGTCGTCCGCTCCTTGACCGCCGGACTCCTCGGTGTCGCTCGCGCCCGGCACCGTCAGATCGGGGTCGGTTCCCTCAACACCGCGGTCGTCGGTGCCGCTGAGGTCGACCTGCTCGTACTCGTCGGAGGTCATCTCGTCCCCGAAGCCGGAGGGGTCGGTGGTGGGGTCGTCGTCACGGCGATCGCCGTGGTGGTTCTCCCGTGCGGTGTCTTCAGTCATGCGGCCAGTGAATCGAGGTGCGAGCATCCGCACAACGGGGTTGACATTGCGCGCATAGAGGAGATGATCGACGCCCCGCGGCCGGGGAGCACCTGAGAGGATGCTCGTATGCCCGTCGCCCAGACCAGCCCCGAGATCGCCGCCCCGAAGCCGCTGTGGAGCTGGAAGCTCGCGCCAGCGTTCATCGTCGTCACGAGCGCGATACCGCTCTTCGGCTTCGAGAACCGGCTCGTCGGTTACCCCTGGCTCGTCATCGGCCTCGTCGTGGCCTACTTCGTCGACCGCGAGCTCACACGTGACCTCGGCATCATCGCCGCGGGCCTCATCGTCGTGAGCACCGTGAGCGTCAAGGCCGACATCTCGTGGCCCAACTTCTTCCTGCTCGGCTTCGTGCTGAGCCTCGCGGTCGCCGTGCCCTTTGTGCTCGACCGGTTCGTGTTCCGGCGCCGGGTGATTCGCTTCCCGTGGCGCAGCGGGCAGAAGTGGCAGCCCTGGGAGAAGTCGTACCTGTTCGCCGTGCCGTTCCTCGGCTGGCTCATCCTGCCGTTCTACTTCATCTCCTCGGGCGCGTACCTCAACTGGCCGGCCGTCTCCGAGTTCTCCGAAGTGGCGCGGCTCTTCGTCGGCGTCAACGCGGTCGGCATCTGGGACGAGTTGTTCTTCATCTGCACGTGCTACGTGCTGCTGCTGCGGCACTTCCCCGTGCTCTTCGCCAACATCCTCCAGGCCATCGTGTTCGTCTCGTTCCTGTGGGAGCTCGGCTACCAGGAGTGGGGGCCGCTCATGACGATCCCCTTCGCGCTCCTCCAGGGTTGGATCTTCCACCGCACCAAGTCGCTCACCTACGTCATCATCGTGCACCTGCTGTTCGACCTCGTGGTGTTCCTCGCGATCGTGCACGCCCACAACCCGGGCGTCTTCCCGTTCTTCCTCATCCCGGCGCCGCAGTAGCGCGCCGCAGCAGGGCCCTCGCGCCTCGAGCGCGCGGGCATCTCCACAATTCAGGAGTTCGGGATGCTCGCACCCCGTCGACACGCCGTGCGAACATCCCGAACCGCTGTTGGAGAGTGCCGACTCCTGAATTGTGGAGGCCGGCCCGGTGTCCGGCTTCACACGCGTGGGGACGGTTCAGAGGTGGACCAGTAGCCCAGAACACCGCCCAGGGGCTTCTGCTGCTCCCCTGACCGAGGTATTGCTCGCGCCAGGGCGACTATTGGTCGCTGAGCCGCGCTTCAGTGATCGGGTCGAATAGGTGCGCAGCTGTGGCGCGGACGGCGAGGTCGACTGGCGTGCCGACAGAGAGTTGTGAGAGACCGGCTGCGTCGACGACGCTCGTAAGGCGATCATCACCGGAGTCGACGTGAACGATCGCCCGAGGACCGAGCAACTCGATCAACGCCACACGAGCCGAGGCTGAGTCCGTGGGCGACAGCACGAGATCATCAGGCCGCACACCGAGGATCACAGAATCTCGTGTCGTCACACCTGCTGCGCGGATGCGGCTGCCTCCCGATGAGCGAAAGTCGCCGTCACTGATGGTGCCGGTGATGACATTCATCTTGGGGCTACCGACGAATGTCGCCACGAACACACTGTTGGGGCGAGCATAGATCTCGTCGGGGCGGCCGCTCTGAGCGACCCTGCCGTCACGCATGACGACCATGCGGTCGGACATCGTCATCGCTTCTTCCTGGTCGTGCGTGACGTACACCGCAGTGATTCCCAGTCGACGCTGAATCTGCATCAGCTCGAATCGCGTCTCGACGCGAAGCTTCGCGTCGAGGTTGCTCAGCGGCTCATCAAAGAGGAAGACGGAAGGCTGGCGGATGATCGCACGACCAATCGCGACGCGCTGTTGTTGCCCACCCGAGAGGTCTTTCGGCTTGCGAGACGTCAAGGCACCGAGGCCGAGCGAGTCGGCAACTTCCTGCGCGCGTGCGAGAGCATCCGACCGAGGTGATCGCGTAGCACGCAAGGGAAACGCGATGTTCTCCAGTACCGAGAGGTGCGGGTACAGGGCGTAATTCTGGAACACCATGGCGACGTCACGATCTTTCGGCTCCAAGCCATTCACGACGCGTCCGTCGATCGTGATCTCACCACCGCTGATCTCCTCCAGGCCGGCGAGCATGCGAAGGGAGGTTGACTTTCCGCAGCCGGAGGGACCCACCAGAACGGTGAGCGAGCCGTCGGGAAAGTCGATGTCGACATCGTCGACGATCACCGTGGACCCGTACTGCTTGCGCACTTTGTTGAATCGGACCTCTGCCATGACGACGAACCTCTCGTGAGAACTAGAACTTGACTGCGCCGCCGCTGATGCCTTGCACCAGTCGACGTTGAATGAAGAAACTCGCGATCACCACGGGCACCACGGCGATGATGATGGCAGCGCTCATGGCGCCGAGCTCCACTCCGCGGAAGGTATTGAACGCCGCGATGGCCACCGGGAGGATCGTTTCGCGGGTGGGGGCCAGGATCAGGCCGTAGAACATGTCGTTCCACGACAGTGTGAAGCCGAAGATGGCGGCCGCACCGATTCCTGGCAATACCTGGGGGATCACCACGAGGCGGAACGCGGCGAATCTCGAGAAGCCGTCGACGCGGGCCTGCTCCTCTAACGACCGCGGAACCGCATCGAAGAATCCGATGAGGAACCACGTGATGACCGGCAAGACGAAGCTCAAGTGAGCGAAGATGATCGGGACGTAGGTGTTGTCGATTCTCAGGGCGTAGGCCATCGTCAAGAACGGGAAGACCAAGACCGCGGGCGGGAGCACTTGAGCGGCGAGAATGCCGAATCGTGTGGCCGAGCCACCGGCCTTGTACGCAGAAATCGCGTAGGCGCCCATGGAACCGGCGACGACACTGATCGACACCGTCACTGCGGCGACGAACGCGCTGCGTCCCGCCGCATCAAGGATCCCCGCTTCGAAGACGCGTGCCCAGTTGTCGAGATTGGGAGAGAACAAGAACAACCCGGGGTCGTTGAGCTGCGCTGGCGACTTGAAGCTAGCCAGGGCCACCCAGATGATCGGGAAGGCGACCGTTACGGCGGCCGCCCACAGCAGCAGAGTGCGGGCGATGCCCCACGGGCTGACGCGTCGGGTCATCGTGCGGCGCTCCTTTGCAGTCGGCGGAACAAGAGCACGATCAGGGTCAGCACGATCGCGAGCAGGACGAAAGCAACGGCGGATGCTTCGCCGAGTCGGAAGAACTGGATACCTGTCTGATAGGTGAAGTACTGGATCGTCTCGGTCTCGGTGCCGGGCCCGCCGCGAGTCGTAGCGTAGACATATTCGAACACTTTGAGGGCA contains:
- a CDS encoding CPBP family intramembrane glutamic endopeptidase, encoding MPVAQTSPEIAAPKPLWSWKLAPAFIVVTSAIPLFGFENRLVGYPWLVIGLVVAYFVDRELTRDLGIIAAGLIVVSTVSVKADISWPNFFLLGFVLSLAVAVPFVLDRFVFRRRVIRFPWRSGQKWQPWEKSYLFAVPFLGWLILPFYFISSGAYLNWPAVSEFSEVARLFVGVNAVGIWDELFFICTCYVLLLRHFPVLFANILQAIVFVSFLWELGYQEWGPLMTIPFALLQGWIFHRTKSLTYVIIVHLLFDLVVFLAIVHAHNPGVFPFFLIPAPQ
- a CDS encoding ABC transporter ATP-binding protein, which codes for MAEVRFNKVRKQYGSTVIVDDVDIDFPDGSLTVLVGPSGCGKSTSLRMLAGLEEISGGEITIDGRVVNGLEPKDRDVAMVFQNYALYPHLSVLENIAFPLRATRSPRSDALARAQEVADSLGLGALTSRKPKDLSGGQQQRVAIGRAIIRQPSVFLFDEPLSNLDAKLRVETRFELMQIQRRLGITAVYVTHDQEEAMTMSDRMVVMRDGRVAQSGRPDEIYARPNSVFVATFVGSPKMNVITGTISDGDFRSSGGSRIRAAGVTTRDSVILGVRPDDLVLSPTDSASARVALIELLGPRAIVHVDSGDDRLTSVVDAAGLSQLSVGTPVDLAVRATAAHLFDPITEARLSDQ
- a CDS encoding carbohydrate ABC transporter permease translates to MTRRVSPWGIARTLLLWAAAVTVAFPIIWVALASFKSPAQLNDPGLFLFSPNLDNWARVFEAGILDAAGRSAFVAAVTVSISVVAGSMGAYAISAYKAGGSATRFGILAAQVLPPAVLVFPFLTMAYALRIDNTYVPIIFAHLSFVLPVITWFLIGFFDAVPRSLEEQARVDGFSRFAAFRLVVIPQVLPGIGAAAIFGFTLSWNDMFYGLILAPTRETILPVAIAAFNTFRGVELGAMSAAIIIAVVPVVIASFFIQRRLVQGISGGAVKF